The nucleotide sequence CTGGCGCCATGCAGTACTTCCTCGACAACGCCGACGAGACGGCCGTGTTCGGTTCGGTCGGCGACTATGCCGACGCGTGGGGGCGACGGCTCGTCATCGCCGCTGCGTGGGAGCAGTTCCAGTCGGAGCACCCGATCGTGCTCGGACCGGTCTCCACTCGCCGCATGCCGTTGATCGGCTACGACCTCTCCGGCCCGACAGCAACGACGCAGCTGTGGCGCGACCATCGGCTGCTCGTCACCGTGAACTTCCTCGGCCTCCCCTCGGTCGCGGTGCCCACCGGACTGGACGCTGACGGCATCCCCTCGGGTGTTCAGCTGATCGCGCCGCGCAACGGTGATCACATCGCTCTGGCTGCGGCGCGCGACGTCGAGGCCGCGGTCGAAGCTGTGACGCCGATCTCCCAGCTGGCGTGAACTCCCGGGATACCGCTCGCTGAAGAGCCGACCTCATCAGGCCGCGACGAGTGGGCGCATCTCGTGACCGACATCGTAGGCATCACCCCTGACGCTCGACCGAGTGGGAAGCGGATCTTCTTGGAACCTTCCCACTGGCCCACCCACACGGTGCAAGGGGTTGTGAGGGGGCCCGCTCCCGGGTACCTTATTGATTGAACGACCAATCAATTAACAATTGGGCAAGAAGAAGAGAGAGCTTGAACATGGCTGAACCAGATGCGGTGGAGCGGCTCATCGCTCAGGAGCAGACGGCGTTCTTGAAGCGTCAGCCGCGGAGTGCGGAGTTCGGAGCGGAGGCCGCGAAGTATCTCGCGGGCGGGGCGACGTCGAGCTGGCAGATCGCGAAGCCGCAGGCCGTCTGGATGACGCACGGTAAAGGGTCGAAAGTCTACGACGTCGACGGCAACGAGTACGTCGACATGCATGGCGGGTACGGTGCCTCGATCGCCGGTCACGCCCATCCGGCGATCGTCGAGGCCGTCAGCGATCGCGTGCGCCGCGGCACTCACTTCGCACAGCCGACCGAGGACGCGATCTGGGTCGGCCGCGAGCTGGCGAACAGGTTCGACCTGCCCCTCTGGCGGTTCGGGAACTCCGGCACAGAGTCGACGATGGACGCCGTTCACCTGATGAGGGCAGTAACCGGGCGCGACCTGATCCTCAAGCTCGAGGGCGGCTACGACGGACACCACGACTCCGTACAGGTCTCGGTCATGCCCGACGCGGCCGAGATCGGTCCCGCGGAACGTCCCACCGGCGTGATCGCGAACGGTGGAATCCCCAAGGCGTTCACCGACCTGACCGTCGTCGTGCCCTTCAACGACCTCGAAGCGGTCGAGCGGGCACTCATCGAGCACGAGGGGCGGGTCGCAGGCATGCTGCTCGAGCCCGTCATGATGAACGCCGGCATCATTCCGCCGGAGCCTGGATACTTGCAGGGCCTGAAGGTTCTGCTGCACCGGCACGGTGCGCTGATGGCGTTCGACGAGGTGAAGACCGGATTCACCACCGGCCCGGGTGGCGCGACCGCACTGTACGGGGTCACTCCCGACATCGTCTGTCTGGCGAAGGCCCTCGGCGGTGGCATTGCGGTCTCGGCCATCGGTGGTACCCGCGAGGTCATGAATGCCATCGTCGACGGCCGCTACGACCAGGTGGGGACCTTCAACGGCAACCCCCTCGCGATGGCTGCGGCGCGCGCAACGCTGTCCGGGGTGCTGACCGCGGACACCTACACCCACCTGGACTCCCTCGCCAGCTCGCTGCAGACGCAGATGGAGGCGACCATCGCCGAGCACGGCCCTGCGTGGAGTGTCGTGAGCGTCGGGGCGAAGGGATGCGTCACGTTCACGCCAGAGCGGGTGCGGAACTTCCGGGACTTCCTGGGTGTGGACGACCGGTTCAGCCACGCGCACTGGCTGGTGCAGCATAACAATGGGGCGTTCCTGCCACCGTGGGGCAAGGTCGAGCAATGGCTGATCTCCGCTCAGCACACGCAAGACGACATCGACCTGTTCGCCCGCAACTTCCGGACCTTCGTGGAAGGCTCACTCGACCGGTAGCAGAACAAGGTGAAGGCCTCGGATCCCAAGCCCAGGATCCGGGGCCTTCCGATGTTGCAAGTCTGGAGCGACGTTCGGGCCGAAATCATGGGCGTGCCTCAGGAGGGCAGGTATTCCCGGCTCCAGCTCTCGCTGATGACGCCCGAAGCAAGTAGTTCCTGGATCCGGCTGGGCTTATAACCGGCGGCGGTGAGGATCGCACGGGTAGATGTCCCGTACTTCTCAGCCGGCACCGGCGCGAGGATGGTTCCGTCGGTGAGCCGCACGGCGAGCGGGTCGAGCTGAGTCACGACGTGCCCGCTGGGGTGGTCGGGGAACCGGGAGAAAGCGTAGCTGCTCCTGGTACCGGTGCCTGGTGTGCCGTCCGCGTCGCGCGCGTACTCGGCGCGCAGACTACCGATGTCGACGCAGGCGACGCCACCGATGCCGGCCGCTGTGAACCGCTCCTGCCACATCGCCGCACTGGCGCCGAGCAGGGCCAAGCTGAGGGTGTTCTCGAGCTCCTCCGACGCCAGGCCGCCGAGGGGTGGCAGTCCTTCGACGGCCGACAGGAGGTCGAGGTCGCGGTCCGGGACGACGAGCATGATGCTGCCGGACGCCGTCGGGTATATGCGCTCTTGCGGGCCGTATCCGCGCGTCTCCCGGCCGCTCGGTTCGTCGAACACACCACGGTCGGAGTAGGTGAAGAAGAACGGCAGCTGCGCGAGACCGGTCAGCGCCGACAGGGAGGTCCGGGCACGATCGACGTGGCCCGTGGTCTCGCGCTGGTAGAGGGCGCACGCCATGCCGAGCGCCGCGGCGAATCCGCACATCACGTCGATGGTTCCCACATGGGCGTGTTCTTCGGGGGTTTCCATGGAACCGCCGAACCGCAGCATGATACCTGTTGCAGCCTGGACAAGATCGTCGTAACCGAGGTAGTTCGTCCGCGGGCCGGTGAGGACCCCGCTGAAACAGTCCAGCTGGCAGAATACGGCGCGGGGATTGATCGCATGCAGGGATTCGGCATCCAACCCCATCTGCCGGACCTGACGATCGGTCGCGTTCCAGATGACGACGTCGACGGACCGGACGAGGTCCTCGAGGATGGTCTTCCCCTCGGGGGATCGCAGGTCCACAAGCGCCGACTTCTTGCCGCGCATGTGGGTCATCCCGAAGACGACGTGGTTCCACGGATCGAACAGCGGCTGCGCGGGGTCGATCTTGATCACCTCGGCGCCGAACCGGTTGAGGAAGGAGCCCGAATGCGGGCCGGCGATGACGTTGCACAGGTCGAGCACCCGGACGCCCTGCAGCCACGGCGCGCCCGCTGGCGCCACCGTCTGCGGAGGTTCCTGGCGCAGGGTTCGCGCGAAGCGGTCCTTCGCGTCCGTGATCGAGCCCCACATCCGTGGAGTCGGGCACAGCATGTCCGTCGCGCTCTCGGTCAGCCAGGCGATCGGGCCAGGTTGGATCATAGGGCCGAGCACAGGGTCATCCACCTCGAGCACGAGCGCGGCTTCGCGGACGTGTGGGTCGTCGATCCACTCCGACAGCCAGTTCTGTGACGTTCCGGGGAACTGGCCCTCCCCGAAGATACGGTTCCATTCGTCCGAGGTCTTCGTCAGGAACACTTCTTTCATCCGCGCGGCAATCGTGTCCGCCCACTCCTTGGGGAGCGGATAAGAGCCGAGCGAGGCGGTGGAGGACCATTCCGATTTCGGCAGGTAGACGTCGTCCTCCTCTTTCAACCCGAGCGCGACCATCTCGTCATAGAGACCGAGCGCCTGCAGGCACCGCTTGGCGTGATAACGGTGGCTTGGGCATACGACGTAGAACATGCGGCCGTCGCTGCACCGATAGCTGCGATAGAACGGGTCGAGCAGTTCCTGGAGCTCGTCGTAGGTGACGTCCATCGTCAACCCGAGTTCGCGGCGGCGGAGGATCTCGAGCTCCCGCTGGGTCCTGTAACGGTCGGGATAGTCCTCGATGTGGATCGAGTTGTACGTCAGCCCCTCCATCGCAGCGCTCGCCAGCGGCACCTCGATGTGATCGCCTCTCCCGGTCTGGGAGCGTCCATACAGGGCGAGGGCAACCGACGCTGCGGCGATGCTCGTCGCGTACGCGGAGGCCAGAGGGAGAGGGGAGAAAGAGGGGTTGACCCCCATCAGCACCCGGTTCAGTCCCATGTCCGTGAACACCCCGGACGCAGCTGCGACGATCGACTCGAACGCCTTCCACTGGGACCGGAGCTCGTCGTCCGAGGCGAACCCCGGGATCGACAACGTGATCAGCCCCGGCTGCACCCGCCGTAGCTGCGCGAGGTCGAGGCCGAGCCGGGAGAGGACTCCCGGACGGAAGTTCTCCACCACGACATCTGCTTCCATCGCGAGAGTCCGCGCGTCGTCGAGGCCCTGGGCGGACTTCAGATCCAGCGGGACGATGAGCTTGTTGCGATTGAGCACTGCGGTGGCGGGACTGTTCCATCTCGGGCCATCGGGATGCTCGATCCTCACCACTGTCGCTCCGAGGTCGCCGAGAACCATCGCGACGGCGGGTCCTGCGATGTACTGCCCGAGATCGAGCACGTTGATCCCAGCCAGCGGAAGCTTCGAGGTGCGCTGAAGTGCGTCCGACGAGGGGTGGTCAGCTGTGGACACGCGTCTCCTTGATCCTGTAGCGACGGTCAGCCCGAGTCAGGACTGACGGATGAGGGGGCGGTCTCAGGTTCAGTGCGGTTGTGCGTCGAAGACCCGCGCATACAAGTCCTCGACCTGCTCGCGCGACGGCACGACGGGATTGTTGGCGGGAGATCCCGAGGCAATCGCCTGTTGCGCCATCGTCGGGATGAGAGCGTCCCAGACAGATCGGTCGATCCCATAGCTCGCCGGCGTCGGGACAGCGAGGTCCGCACACAGCTGCCGCAACCAGTCCACAAGCCTCCTCGTGGCTGTCACGTCGCTCGCGTTCGGCCCTGAAGCTCCCAGAACACGGGAAATCTCGGCATATCTCTCGGGTGCGCCCGCGATCGAGAACTCTGTGACTGTGGGAAGCAGCATCGCATTGGAGAGGCCGTGGGCGACATGGAGATTCCCCCCGATAGGGCGGCTCATCCCGTGGATCAAGGTGACGCTCGAGTTTGAGAACGCGATCCCCGCTTGCAGGGAGGCGAGCATGAGCGATTCCCGTCCGGCCCGGTTCCCGCCGTCGGCGTACACGTCCCGGATCGCAGCACCTCCGGTGCGGAGAGCGGCGAGCGCCATCGAGTCCGAGAACGGACTCGCCTTCCGGCTCACATATGCCTCGATCGCGTGGCACATCGCGTCCACTGCGGTATCGGCGGTGAGGCGGGGCGGCTTCGACATTGTGAGCTCGAAGTCCAAGATCGCCGCCGCCGGAAGGAACCCGGGACCTGCGCAGAGCATCTTCTCATTCGTGTCACTGTCGGTGATGATCGAGAACTGCGTCGCCTCCGACCCGCTGCCCGACGTGGTCGGCACGGCAATCACCGGCAGCGCTGGCCCGTGGTTGACCCGCGGGGACTTGTAGTCCCTCATGTGGCCGCCCTGAGCGCTGAGCAGTGCGAGAGCCTTGCCCGTGTCGATCGGGCTTCCACCACCCACTGCGACGATCGCATCCGCGCCGTGCGCACGCACCGCGGCCGACCCCGCGCCAAGTGATGCCGTCGTGGGGTCGGGCACGGTCTCCGCGAACACTGCCGCATGCGCACCAGCCGTGGCCAGGTGCTCGACGACGAGCGCGGCGACACCGGTCGAGACCATGAACGAATCCGTCACCACCAGCGGGCGTCGCGCCCCCAGCGCGGTGACGACCTCGCCCACCTGTGCGATCGCGCCGCCCCCGATCCTCATGACCCGAGGCATCAACACTGTTGCAACCATGAGAGCAGTCCATCCTGTCGAGGCTACAATAGTAGCGTATTATTAAGGGTGGCGACGGTGACTGCAGACCGAGCCGTCGCCCGCAATCGCGTGACGCGGAAGGCCGCCGGTACAATTCGGGCGGAGGCACATGTTGGCGGGCGACGAGGTCGAAGATCGGAAGCGAGCGGTGATGGCCGCGGCGGAGTCTCTCATCGCCGAGGAGGGCTACGAGACCGTTCGCCTACGCGACATCGCTCGACGGGCTGGTGTGTCGATCGGATCGATCCAGCACTACTTCGACACTCGTGACAATCTCCTTTTGGAGACGGTGAGCGCGGCCAGTCTGCGACGAGCGCAGGAATGGACCCGGCTCGGCGTGGAATATGACGACCCGATTGCACGGCTGCGCGCGCTCCTCCGGGGATCGGTCACGGACCGCGAGCGGTGTGCCGCGTGGATGACGATGTGCTCCGCGGCGACCCGGCACCCAGAACTCGTGCCGCATGTCGCC is from Microbacterium sp. LWH3-1.2 and encodes:
- a CDS encoding iron-containing alcohol dehydrogenase; its protein translation is MRIGGGAIAQVGEVVTALGARRPLVVTDSFMVSTGVAALVVEHLATAGAHAAVFAETVPDPTTASLGAGSAAVRAHGADAIVAVGGGSPIDTGKALALLSAQGGHMRDYKSPRVNHGPALPVIAVPTTSGSGSEATQFSIITDSDTNEKMLCAGPGFLPAAAILDFELTMSKPPRLTADTAVDAMCHAIEAYVSRKASPFSDSMALAALRTGGAAIRDVYADGGNRAGRESLMLASLQAGIAFSNSSVTLIHGMSRPIGGNLHVAHGLSNAMLLPTVTEFSIAGAPERYAEISRVLGASGPNASDVTATRRLVDWLRQLCADLAVPTPASYGIDRSVWDALIPTMAQQAIASGSPANNPVVPSREQVEDLYARVFDAQPH
- a CDS encoding CoA transferase → MSTADHPSSDALQRTSKLPLAGINVLDLGQYIAGPAVAMVLGDLGATVVRIEHPDGPRWNSPATAVLNRNKLIVPLDLKSAQGLDDARTLAMEADVVVENFRPGVLSRLGLDLAQLRRVQPGLITLSIPGFASDDELRSQWKAFESIVAAASGVFTDMGLNRVLMGVNPSFSPLPLASAYATSIAAASVALALYGRSQTGRGDHIEVPLASAAMEGLTYNSIHIEDYPDRYRTQRELEILRRRELGLTMDVTYDELQELLDPFYRSYRCSDGRMFYVVCPSHRYHAKRCLQALGLYDEMVALGLKEEDDVYLPKSEWSSTASLGSYPLPKEWADTIAARMKEVFLTKTSDEWNRIFGEGQFPGTSQNWLSEWIDDPHVREAALVLEVDDPVLGPMIQPGPIAWLTESATDMLCPTPRMWGSITDAKDRFARTLRQEPPQTVAPAGAPWLQGVRVLDLCNVIAGPHSGSFLNRFGAEVIKIDPAQPLFDPWNHVVFGMTHMRGKKSALVDLRSPEGKTILEDLVRSVDVVIWNATDRQVRQMGLDAESLHAINPRAVFCQLDCFSGVLTGPRTNYLGYDDLVQAATGIMLRFGGSMETPEEHAHVGTIDVMCGFAAALGMACALYQRETTGHVDRARTSLSALTGLAQLPFFFTYSDRGVFDEPSGRETRGYGPQERIYPTASGSIMLVVPDRDLDLLSAVEGLPPLGGLASEELENTLSLALLGASAAMWQERFTAAGIGGVACVDIGSLRAEYARDADGTPGTGTRSSYAFSRFPDHPSGHVVTQLDPLAVRLTDGTILAPVPAEKYGTSTRAILTAAGYKPSRIQELLASGVISESWSREYLPS
- a CDS encoding aspartate aminotransferase family protein, whose product is MAEPDAVERLIAQEQTAFLKRQPRSAEFGAEAAKYLAGGATSSWQIAKPQAVWMTHGKGSKVYDVDGNEYVDMHGGYGASIAGHAHPAIVEAVSDRVRRGTHFAQPTEDAIWVGRELANRFDLPLWRFGNSGTESTMDAVHLMRAVTGRDLILKLEGGYDGHHDSVQVSVMPDAAEIGPAERPTGVIANGGIPKAFTDLTVVVPFNDLEAVERALIEHEGRVAGMLLEPVMMNAGIIPPEPGYLQGLKVLLHRHGALMAFDEVKTGFTTGPGGATALYGVTPDIVCLAKALGGGIAVSAIGGTREVMNAIVDGRYDQVGTFNGNPLAMAAARATLSGVLTADTYTHLDSLASSLQTQMEATIAEHGPAWSVVSVGAKGCVTFTPERVRNFRDFLGVDDRFSHAHWLVQHNNGAFLPPWGKVEQWLISAQHTQDDIDLFARNFRTFVEGSLDR
- a CDS encoding TetR/AcrR family transcriptional regulator, with amino-acid sequence MLAGDEVEDRKRAVMAAAESLIAEEGYETVRLRDIARRAGVSIGSIQHYFDTRDNLLLETVSAASLRRAQEWTRLGVEYDDPIARLRALLRGSVTDRERCAAWMTMCSAATRHPELVPHVAKIYDSWRASLARTLRDGIEAAVFSPTQPDDQVLDTIMAVIDGLIVDAGLNIHPFDPERSGTLLERVAGLLLQIDFTEVRRP